The Desulfomicrobium orale DSM 12838 genome includes a window with the following:
- a CDS encoding type II secretion system protein: MRIFPERLRFACFPLIFRVSSGRRPPAGAPVHCRGIRCTAFTSGGFTLLEALIALVIVGVSLGVLFQVVSGSINLSLHGRELFVITAEAQAVFDAVAPRSLPWEELEWSNSTETGEWTLTLHPVILRDAFERTGVTGGHDLFKLVFDYRDLASDRAVRLFSYRREPQDRLHVFLEKNREHVVWDEHDRFAEFLTP; encoded by the coding sequence ATGCGGATATTTCCTGAACGCCTTCGCTTTGCGTGTTTCCCCCTGATTTTTCGTGTCTCTTCTGGACGTCGGCCCCCGGCGGGTGCACCCGTCCATTGCCGGGGCATTCGTTGCACGGCCTTCACTTCCGGTGGCTTCACGCTGCTGGAAGCCCTCATTGCCTTGGTTATCGTGGGCGTATCTCTTGGAGTCCTCTTTCAGGTGGTGTCCGGCAGTATTAATCTGAGTCTGCACGGACGGGAGTTGTTCGTGATTACGGCCGAAGCCCAGGCCGTATTCGACGCCGTGGCTCCCCGGTCTCTGCCCTGGGAAGAGCTGGAATGGAGCAACAGCACGGAAACCGGGGAATGGACGCTGACTCTGCATCCGGTCATTCTCCGGGACGCTTTCGAGCGGACGGGCGTTACGGGCGGGCATGATCTGTTCAAGCTGGTCTTCGATTACCGCGATCTGGCCTCGGACCGGGCGGTCCGCCTTTTTTCCTATCGCCGGGAACCGCAGGACCGGCTGCATGTTTTCCTGGAGAAAAACCGGGAGCATGTGGTCTGGGACGAACATGACCGGTTCGCGGAGTTCCTCACGCCATGA
- a CDS encoding prepilin-type N-terminal cleavage/methylation domain-containing protein — MSTAGRTDASGFTLVELMVVLFLMALFASLVFGLNARQRDSLALRDFGVSLVAYLQLARSTALTEGRPAQCLLNRETGRISCTLLPRTLSLPRGMQLAVDGITDQSRNLLLMEYFMDGSALGGVLTLRYRDDAVRVEVDPLLGVTTFRFEESPDADIS; from the coding sequence ATGTCAACAGCTGGGAGAACTGACGCCTCCGGCTTCACCCTGGTGGAGCTGATGGTGGTGCTGTTTCTCATGGCCCTGTTCGCCTCTCTGGTTTTCGGTCTGAATGCGCGCCAGCGGGACAGTCTGGCCTTGCGCGATTTCGGGGTGAGTCTGGTCGCTTATCTGCAACTGGCGCGCAGCACCGCGTTGACGGAAGGCCGCCCGGCGCAGTGTCTGCTGAACCGTGAAACGGGCCGTATTTCCTGTACGCTGCTTCCCAGAACGTTGTCCCTGCCCCGTGGTATGCAGCTTGCCGTGGATGGGATCACAGACCAGAGCCGGAATCTGCTGCTCATGGAGTACTTCATGGATGGCTCGGCCCTGGGCGGTGTTTTGACGCTGCGCTACAGAGACGACGCGGTTCGCGTCGAGGTGGACCCGCTGCTGGGAGTGACGACATTCCGGTTCGAGGAGAGCCCGGATGCGGATATTTCCTGA
- a CDS encoding prepilin-type N-terminal cleavage/methylation domain-containing protein, whose translation MKGTHGFTLLEMIVSMVIVSVIVLAVYTAYSTVTRTWSASQEQTARFRLEAVSTRLLVEDWKALRSYTFSTERGVYPFLFGSADRLAYVTTHGLGAHRSVRGGLFFTLLFIEPTEQGVALYCYKTDVPEVDFSELVRLYQAGGQDAAVASIEKDLLDRSVLLKEADEAAFSFDATNETALPEEEESVLEPHDLELLPSERWTEKEPPLRIRLSLRRGDEFGFIEVTRPVPDNSTNATGSANSTEARTRIELEGE comes from the coding sequence ATGAAGGGGACGCACGGGTTCACGCTGCTGGAAATGATCGTGTCCATGGTCATTGTCAGCGTCATCGTGCTTGCGGTGTACACGGCCTATTCCACCGTGACGCGTACCTGGAGCGCGAGCCAGGAGCAGACCGCGCGGTTCAGGCTGGAGGCCGTGAGCACGCGCTTATTGGTGGAAGACTGGAAGGCTCTGAGGTCCTATACGTTTTCCACGGAGCGGGGGGTATATCCCTTTCTCTTTGGGAGCGCGGACCGGCTGGCTTACGTGACGACGCACGGCCTGGGCGCGCACAGAAGCGTGCGGGGAGGACTTTTCTTCACTCTGCTTTTCATTGAACCCACGGAACAGGGTGTGGCGCTGTATTGCTACAAAACCGACGTGCCGGAGGTGGATTTTTCGGAGCTGGTGCGCCTGTATCAGGCTGGCGGCCAGGATGCTGCGGTGGCGTCCATTGAAAAAGATTTGCTGGACAGGTCCGTGCTGCTCAAAGAAGCCGACGAGGCCGCTTTTTCTTTTGATGCGACGAACGAAACCGCGCTCCCCGAGGAAGAGGAGTCCGTGCTGGAGCCGCACGATCTGGAACTTCTGCCCTCGGAGCGGTGGACAGAGAAAGAGCCTCCGCTGCGCATACGTCTGAGCCTGCGCCGGGGAGATGAGTTCGGGTTCATCGAGGTCACCCGGCCGGTGCCGGATAATTCCACCAATGCCACGGGTTCCGCCAATTCCACCGAGGCGAGGACCAGAATCGAACTGGAGGGGGAATGA
- a CDS encoding general secretion pathway protein GspK: MRAAYGERGFVLMAVLWLIALFTIVALGYARTTRYKTQELVNELRLMRENHLFASALEIAAARYELYTLNRQRFLSSGLEDSLTKEQRSVMWYPRHEAYPLEMEGEEFFVRLEPVGGRISLRAMTPELWFSILEACGVADEEARLAIMAAVADWEDADNLLHLDGAEGDYYAGLSVPYACKNAPMEHIEELLLVRGVTPDVFYGTPDHPGLRDFLDVGGESAKLDINSAPPMTFHIAPSLTPEELDAIVALRRENPIMAMTEAYEETGLVAASELDRFFHVLHNPQSVVARVARHPDPGPGVRTGTRMLSE, encoded by the coding sequence ATGAGGGCGGCGTACGGGGAGCGGGGTTTCGTGCTCATGGCGGTGCTGTGGCTCATCGCCCTTTTCACCATAGTGGCGCTGGGCTACGCGCGGACCACCCGCTACAAGACGCAGGAGCTGGTCAACGAACTGCGTCTGATGCGGGAAAATCATCTCTTTGCCAGCGCCCTGGAAATCGCGGCCGCGCGGTACGAGCTGTACACCCTGAACCGTCAGCGTTTTCTCTCTTCGGGCCTGGAGGACAGCCTGACGAAGGAGCAGCGTTCGGTCATGTGGTATCCCCGGCACGAGGCCTATCCTCTGGAGATGGAAGGCGAGGAATTTTTCGTGCGCTTGGAACCTGTCGGCGGTCGTATCTCGCTCAGGGCCATGACGCCGGAACTGTGGTTTTCGATCCTGGAAGCCTGTGGAGTGGCGGACGAGGAGGCCCGGCTGGCCATCATGGCCGCCGTGGCCGACTGGGAAGATGCGGATAATCTGCTGCATCTGGACGGAGCCGAAGGTGATTACTATGCGGGCCTGTCCGTACCGTACGCGTGCAAGAACGCACCGATGGAGCATATCGAGGAGCTCCTGCTGGTGCGCGGAGTGACGCCGGATGTTTTCTACGGCACACCGGATCATCCGGGTTTGCGGGATTTTCTGGACGTGGGGGGCGAAAGCGCCAAGCTCGATATCAACAGTGCCCCGCCCATGACCTTTCATATCGCTCCCAGCCTGACTCCGGAAGAGCTCGATGCTATCGTGGCTTTGCGCCGGGAAAATCCGATCATGGCGATGACCGAGGCTTACGAGGAGACCGGTCTGGTGGCGGCTTCGGAACTTGACCGTTTTTTCCATGTACTGCACAACCCCCAAAGTGTTGTGGCGCGGGTGGCCCGTCATCCCGATCCCGGACCGGGAGTTCGGACAGGCACGAGGATGCTGAGCGAGTGA
- the gspG gene encoding type II secretion system major pseudopilin GspG, protein MNKHASQGFSLIELLIVMVIMGLLAGLVGPQLFGKVGTAKTGSARTQIEMLGTALDSYRLDNSMYPTSSQGLNALREKPQGVDTWRGPYLRKPVPKDPWDRPYIYKSPGDHGPYDLSSLGLDGQPGGEDENADVNSWEN, encoded by the coding sequence ATGAACAAACACGCTTCCCAGGGTTTCTCCCTGATCGAACTGCTGATCGTCATGGTCATCATGGGCCTGCTGGCCGGTCTGGTCGGCCCTCAGCTTTTCGGAAAGGTCGGCACCGCCAAAACGGGCTCGGCCCGGACGCAGATCGAAATGCTGGGCACGGCCCTTGATTCCTACCGCCTGGACAACAGCATGTATCCCACCAGCTCTCAGGGGCTGAACGCCCTGCGCGAGAAACCGCAGGGTGTGGACACCTGGCGCGGCCCTTACCTGCGCAAGCCCGTCCCCAAAGACCCCTGGGACCGCCCGTACATCTACAAGAGTCCGGGTGATCACGGCCCCTACGACCTGTCCAGTCTGGGGCTGGACGGCCAGCCCGGCGGCGAGGATGAAAACGCCGATGTCAACAGCTGGGAGAACTGA
- a CDS encoding type II secretion system F family protein has product MLYYRAVNAQGEIVTGSHPAAGGERDVILHLQAQGLTPLRVQASPFTAGRGGAASRRRKKIPSARSGRKWDITLFPSRLSPRDLITFAQDVAVLLESGISLARGLHILQDLNAHRRNLHALLARVHEDLREGSPFWEALDRQRPKVPPVFVSMVRAGETGGALPLILNRLAAYLEDMQELKEFLRGAMIYPAILTVTSLVSLVVMLIVVVPRFAQVFTDMGMELPAVTQFMFTAGEIMQRRWWVMLLALAGIVMSLVLALRTNQGRQTWDRVVLRLPGIGGFKRKIEIARFCRTLGTLLDSGVPILQSMRIVRGVVMNSLLNQAIGQAHDDLKQGMVLSAALEKSGLFPPLAVNMVGVGEETGRLGMMLDKVGQLYDKELKKGVKVFSSFFEPMVLLVMGTLIGGMVISMLLAIFSINDMKM; this is encoded by the coding sequence GTGCTCTATTACCGGGCCGTGAATGCCCAGGGCGAGATTGTCACGGGCTCGCATCCCGCCGCCGGGGGGGAGCGGGATGTGATCCTGCACTTGCAGGCTCAGGGGCTGACGCCTCTGCGTGTACAGGCTTCGCCTTTCACGGCCGGCCGGGGCGGAGCGGCATCCCGGCGGCGGAAGAAAATTCCTTCGGCACGTAGTGGGCGAAAGTGGGATATCACCCTGTTCCCCTCGCGTCTGTCCCCGCGTGATCTCATCACCTTTGCCCAGGATGTGGCCGTGCTGCTGGAGTCGGGCATTTCCCTGGCCAGAGGACTGCATATTCTTCAGGACCTGAATGCGCATCGCCGCAATCTGCACGCTCTGCTCGCGCGTGTGCATGAGGATCTGCGTGAGGGCTCTCCCTTCTGGGAGGCTCTGGACAGGCAGCGCCCCAAGGTGCCGCCGGTGTTCGTATCCATGGTCCGGGCCGGAGAGACGGGCGGAGCGCTGCCGCTTATCCTGAACCGTCTGGCCGCTTACTTGGAGGACATGCAGGAGCTGAAGGAATTCCTGCGCGGAGCCATGATCTATCCGGCTATCCTGACCGTGACCTCCCTTGTGTCTCTGGTAGTGATGCTGATTGTGGTCGTGCCCAGATTCGCCCAGGTATTTACGGACATGGGCATGGAGCTTCCGGCCGTGACTCAGTTCATGTTCACTGCCGGGGAAATCATGCAGCGGCGGTGGTGGGTGATGCTGCTGGCGCTGGCGGGGATCGTCATGAGTCTGGTTCTGGCCCTGCGTACGAATCAGGGACGGCAGACCTGGGACCGGGTGGTGCTGCGTCTGCCAGGCATCGGCGGATTCAAGCGCAAGATTGAAATTGCCCGCTTTTGCCGCACCCTGGGCACTCTTCTGGACAGCGGAGTCCCCATTTTGCAGTCCATGCGGATCGTACGCGGGGTGGTTATGAATTCCCTGCTGAACCAAGCCATCGGGCAGGCCCATGACGATCTGAAGCAAGGTATGGTGCTGTCCGCCGCCCTGGAGAAATCCGGGCTCTTCCCGCCTCTGGCCGTGAACATGGTCGGCGTGGGCGAGGAAACGGGCCGGCTGGGGATGATGCTCGATAAGGTCGGTCAGCTTTACGACAAGGAGCTGAAAAAGGGTGTCAAGGTGTTCAGCTCCTTTTTCGAGCCCATGGTGCTTCTGGTCATGGGCACCCTCATCGGCGGGATGGTCATCTCCATGCTGCTGGCCATCTTCAGCATCAACGACATGAAAATGTAG